The region cacaaaaataccgggactaaaggcaaaaatagaggtgggatgaaaggtctgttttctagtagtgTATGGACGTGCTATGGCCTATGGGGAAGTGCATAGATTATACCTGGGTGGGAAGAGGTGATAGGGCAGTGTCGGTGGAGGCGGGGGTCCTGATGCGGAGGACACCGTCGGCCGTGGCGGCGGAGGGCTTGGATCCTGATGCCGACGACGGCCGCAGCGGAGGTCGGGGATCCCGGCCTAGAGGTCATCGGGAGCCACCACCATGCCTCCCGCCGACgccatgccaccaccaccaccaccatgcctccCGCCGACGCcatgccgccaccaccaccacgccgcgaccgagagagagaggtggagcggcggcggccggatccggggaggaggaggaggggaggggcggcgcctggatccggagagggaggggagggcggggccgCGCCGGAGGATGGGAGGGAGGGGAGCAGCACGGCGGCTCcagagagagggcgcgggcgggCGAATCtggggaggaggcaggggaggaggggagggaggggagggtgcggccgcgccggcgccggggagggaggaggagagggaggggagggctgGGCCGcgtcggagagggaggaggggagggaggggaggggggcgcgccggagagggaggggaggaggggagggagggagggggcggcgatCGGGGAAGGAGGGGGTGGCGCcggcgggaggaggggaggggcgtggAGGTAGCTGGGAGAGGGGAACGGCGGGCACGGAGAGGGGAGCGGGGAGCGGGGGAAGGGAAGGAGGGGGTGTGTGTGCGTGTTAAGTGTGCGGCGGGccggggctttgccgagtgccctggatctggcactcgacaaagcagtgtttgccgagtgtcctagatctgacactcggcaaaagattttttttctcttttcatgGAGAGACACGTGGcgcgatgtttgccgagtgccgtaatttgccgagtgtttttcagtATAATTGCCGAGTGTtagaatgtttgccgagtgtttttaatttggcactcggcaaagagattgtttgccgagtgtccgataaaaggTCACACACTGAAAACTGAGCTATACATGTTGTATAGAATGGCACCAAGATCTAAAAAGATCCCTACAAGTTAGTTATCTCAGCATTTCCTCCTTGCTGCTAGATATATCTGCATATATCTTCAGGCACTAAAAACGATTATATAGAAAAATACAATGGCAAAAACGTATTGTACAGTATCACTCTGCTCTCCATATTTTCAAAGCAAGAAACTAGGAATAGTGGATGGCAATATTTGGATATTAGTCAAAGATATCAGTGAATTTTTCCACCGGAATCTTTATTTCTATCAATATGGAAGGATGTAAAGAGACTCTTGGAGTATGTTCTATGTAATTTGGGCTATGCAAAGGTACGCCAGTGGAGGGAGAATTCAAAACAAGGCACCTTCCTGAACAGTTCGTTTTGTCTTCGTCCAGATTCTTTCATGTatcttacaacaacaacaacaaatggtggtaccaaaggtttaGAGGCTGGAGCAGCGCCAAGAAGTTGGGGTTGGGCACTTAGAACCAATTACATTACATTAGTAATGGGTAGCCCACTCCACTGAATTGGTTTTTCTGCTCCTGATGAAGACATCTGCGTCTATATGCTCAAGATTGATAACGTGATGTGTCTGATTAGATTTCTAAATATTTTGTGCTATCGCATTCTGACAAGTTTTTTCAGGGTCCAGTAGTTCCTGTTGTCATTTAGTTTGTGTTATCTTGCGATTGTCAGAATGTCTCTATCTCATTCTCTGTATGGTGACGATCCTGATCGATGATTATATAACAGAATGATGACGATCCTGATGACCATATATGTCAATGTCTGTATGTGCTCAAGGTCGATGCATATAACAGAATGTGTTTGGTAGAGCTAAATATATATTGTGCACATCGCTTTCCATAAGCAGCTGATGACAATCTACAAGTAGTACTTACTGTTGTCATTTATTCTATGTGTTCATGCATGCCATTGTCAGAGTCTTCCAAGTGGAAGATATCAAAGTAATTTAGCCGCTAGATCTTCAACTATAAATAGTTTTGCAAGTTTGAACATGACTATTCAAGCTCATCCAGCAGCTCTTAATTAGAAATTTACTCAGGCTATGCATTGGTTATCAGTGCTCAGGCTCAGATCCAAGGGTGCAATGCAAGTCCTAACATTACTCTTAATATTACTAGCCTCACTGTGCTGTTCGTCGGCGGCACCACCGTCCGGCTACCGCTCCACGCTCACCCATATTGACTCCCATGGCGTCATCACCAAGGCAGAACTCATGAGCCGAGCTGCACACAGAAGCCGGCACCGAGCGTCCACGATGCTACCGCGTTATTCCACAATGTCTACCAGCTCGAACGCTGGCCCCGCCAGGCTCCGCTCCGGCCAGGCCGAGTACCTCATGGAGCTCGCCATCGGGACGCCGCCGGTGCCGTTCGTCGCCCTCGCCGACACCGGCAGCGATCTCACCTGGACGCAGTGCAAGCCGTGCAAGCTCTGCTTCCCGCAGGACACGGCCATCTACGACACCGCCGCCTCGTCAAGCTTCTCCGCCGTGCCGTGCTCCAGCGCCACGTGCCTGCCCATCTGGAGCCGCAACTGCACGGCTAGCTCACCCTGCAGGTACCGATACGCCTACGGCGACGGCGCATACTCCGCCGGTGTCCTGGGCACGGAGACGCTCACGTTCGGCTCTAGCCCTGGTGCGCCTGGAGTCTCCGTCGGCGGCATCGCGTTTGGTTGTGGCATCGACAATGGCGGCCTCTCGTACAACTCCACCGGCACCGTCGGCCTGGGCCGCGGGAGCCTGTCCCTGGTGGCGCAGCTTGGGGTCGGCAAGTTCTCCTACTGCCTCACCGACTTCTTCAACACCAGTCTAGGCAGCCCAGTGTTGTTCGGCTCCCATGCCGAGCTGACACCCattggcagcgccgccgtgaagTCGACGCCGCTCCTGCAGAGCCCGTTCAGCCCGTCGAGGTACTACGTCTCCCTCGAGGGCATATCGTTCGGCGACGCACGCTTGCCGATCCCGAACGGCACCTTCGACCTGCGCGCCGACGGCTCCGGGGGCATGATCGTGGATTCCGGCACCATCTTCACGAAACTCGTGGAACCTGGTTTCAGGGTGGTGGTCGACCACGTGGCCGGCGTGCTCGGCCAGCCGGTGGTGAACGCCTCCAGCCTGGACAGCCCATGCTTTCCGGCTCCGGCCGGTGAACCGGAGCTCCCGGCCATGCCGAACATGGTGCTGCACTTCGCCGGAGGTGCAGATATGAGGCTGCATAGGGACAACTACATGTACTTTGACCCGGAATCGTCGTCGTTCTGCTTGAGCATTGCAGGGTCCTCGTCGGGTTCTTCTTCCGTTCTGGGCAATTTCCAGCAGCAGAATATACAGATGCTGTTTGACATCACCGTAGGGCAGTTGTCATTCGTGCCCACCGACTGTAGTAAGCTCTGAAATTATGTGACACTATCTTTTGTACATGCATagcttttgttatgcatctagatataccctataagtcgttttggcttttctaaaatACATTGGTTTTGCTGTGCAGTTAGATATACACCATTTCTATATGATACAagaaatgtatctagaaaagcacaAAACATCtgataatttggaatggagggagtacaatttAGAACGGAGAAAGTAAATGATAGTCAGCATATTGCTGTGGGACGAGAGGATAGAAAATCATATCAAGAACCAAATTTGGAGATGGAGTCGTAGTAGTAGGATATATAACTTCTTGCAGTGAGGATGggcatatatgtttactatggcAATGGCTTGGCATCTAGATCTTACATGATTCGTTGACCATGCAGTGTTCAGTTTTCTCTTGGTTAGGCAAAGGTCACACACTGAAAACTGAGCTATACATGTTGTATAGAATAGCACCAATATCTAAAAAGATCCCTACAAGTTAGTTATCTCAGCGTTTCCTCCTTGCCGCTAAATATATCTGCATATATATTCAGGCACTAAAAACGAttatatagaaaaataaaatggcAAAAACGAATTGTACAGTATCACCCTACTAGGTGAAAATGGAGTCTCCCGGTCTAGAGTTACAATCTGGATATAAAGCTGCATTTAATATTTCTAATTTCAAATGTTATGTTCATACGTACACTGACCTGCAATATATTTTTAACAGTTGTCTATATGAGAAGATCATACCCTTTGGGCTTCCCGCCCCCGAGGTGCTCCTCACACAGGGCAATAGGGGTGCAACCCAATACCTAGCCCCGCCACACATCATCCTCTGGCCGCGTCACTGCCAGAGCATCGTGCGAAAGCTAGGATTTTCGTGGAACAGAGTTTAAGAGCCGGAGGTGTTTGGTAGAACAAAGTTGGAGCGGAGTTATAAACCAGGAGCGGAGCagaccaaacaggcccttaattaCTCGAGCATTGCTTTGCTTCCGTCATCCATGCTCATCCGATGCATGGGTGCAATGCAACTCCTAACCTTCCTCTTATTACTTGCCTCACTACGCAGCTCGGCGGCGTCACCGCCATCGGGCTACCGCTCCATGCTCACCCACGTTGACTCCCATGGCGGCTTCACCAAGGCAGAGCTCATGCGCCGAGTCGCGCACAGAAGCTGGCACCGAGCATCCACGAGCTTCCGCGTTATTCCAAATTGTCTACCAGCTCAGACGCCGGTCCTGCCCGGCTCGTCCGGCCAAGCCGAGTACCTCATcacaactggattcaggttctttgccgagtgcctgaggcactcggcaaaggctaaattgcactcggcaaagcctttgccgagtgcggcactcggcaaagaacacacggcagaaaattgatcggcaaagccctctttgccgagtgtcttttatcgggcactcgacaaaggctttgccgagtgccccggtgacactcggcaaagaaaagcgaccgtcacggcgccggtttcgttgacggtcactttgccgagtgccaaccctgcaggcactcggcaaagaatttttttttttttttttaaaattctttgccgagtgccaaccctgcaggcactcggcaaagattttttatttttttaaaaaaaattctttgccgagtgccaacccttcaggcactcggcaaagatttttttatttttttttaatttctttgccgagtgtcaagccttgaggcactcggcaaagattttttttattttttttacaaaatttctttgccgagtgccctctggctggcactcggcaaagtttgaatttttttttaaatttctttgccgagtgctctcttccccgcacttggcaaagtttaaattttttttaaaaaaattctttgccgagtggcatggtcagagcactcggcaaagatttttttatttttatttttaaatttctttgccgagtgccctctggctggcactcggcaaatatttttttaaattttttttaaatttctttgccgagtgctctcttccctgcactcggcaaagtttaaattttttttaaaaaaaaattctttaccaAGTGCCATGGTCAGAGCACTCggcaagatttttttattttttttaaatttctttgcagagtgccctctgtccggcactcggcaaaattggaattttttttaaaaaaaattctttgccgagtgccatggtcacagcactcggcaaagctggaaaatgggCGTCCAGAAAGcccattttccagctttgccgagtgctatgaccatggcactcggcaaaggagtcctttgccgagtgcaacactcggcaaagtgacccaaaatggcaatttttaattttttttacattccatcatgccaaataaattcatacaaacatatatcacatatatatcgcatccatcacatatatatctcatccatccgcacatatcacatccatcacaatatatatcacatatataataataagtgctcaagtccatccaaataaatccacaagtccatcaaagtccacaagtccatcaccaagtgaacaacaaatgaaaaaaatacaacgtgcactcattaTGATTAACAATACAGTAGAAAAACCTACATTTTTCACATAAATATGGTTGGTATGACTAATATGAAGGAAGCAATTGGGATCTGTGAGGTACATCAAAAGCGTGAATCATACTTATTAAAGTTCTTGAAAGCAGCTGAGTCATCTAGTTCTCCTCTCATATCCAGAGGATACGGTTCACCATTTACCAAGGTAAATGGGTTCATCTCAAGAAATGAGAAATCCAAGTCTGCAAAAGAACCAAAGAGCATCACACGTTGAGTGTTGAAACCGGAAAAGCAACAACTACAAACTGTCTGCCTTTCAAAAGCAAGGGTGAGGTACCTTGGAAAACAGAAAATACACCTCTAATGAAATCACCTATTTTTGTGCGGACCTGAAATTCAAGCACGGATCATCAATGAGAATCAACTGAGAATTGATGGTTAATCAAGAATCTGAGAATGACCAGCAGCAACGAGTTCCAAGCCTTACTGGGAACAAAACAAATGGTATAATAAATAAACAAGTAACAGTGCAATAGCTGACCTCCAATGGCAGGGTGGCGATCAATGGAGCACATGCGTCAGGTGTCATTTGCTTCTCTGTGGGAAGAAAGATAGTCTTAACCTTGCCCCAGTTCTCCTCGATCTCAATACCTCCACACTCTGAGAAACTAATGGTGTTGCCAAGCCTTTCTGATACAATCGAAAGGTAATACTCTTGGTCATGCGGCACAAATGGCTCAACTATGAAGGTTGTAATTGGAGCTTTGCAGCCACCCATCTCGACCTAGATACATGAGCAAATTCAGTCATACAGATTATAAATAGCTTTAACGATCAGGTTTGTGCTGGTAAAAGCATATGGCAAGATGACCTTCAAAAAAAAGCATGGCAAGATGCTAGTCATGACAGTACCTCAACTCCCAACCGCTCCTTGACAAATTGGCGAACTTGGGCAAGATCTAGGTTGAGGGCCACAAGTCCACTCTTCCCACGTTTCCCAAAGAGCATGTCAGGTTTCACAACCAACTTCATAGATGAGAGCCATGGCTCCTGGTTTGCAAGCTCAGTGAAATCCGTTGACTGTGTGACCTGTGATTAAGCATTCTGAAAATTCAATCAACTGGTCTTGAGGAATATGTAAAAAACAGGGATGCTATAGTGAATGAAAGAAGATAACTAATATAGAACATCAGAACCTGAAGAACCTCCCTTGAGAGTAATCAAACTCGATCTGTGTAACTGTATTTCTACAACCAATAAACCCAGCTAATGCAAAACACTAAGCAAGTGCACCTTCAAAGAGAACCCAAGTAAAATGAACCGGTTGTTTCCTATCTGTTGAATGGCAACTAAAAACGAAGACAATCTGTTGGTGTTACCTAGATGATCTACTGGTTTTTGACACAGACCCAGTTTATCAGAGTAAAATTCCCCTAAACCAAACTATATAACTGCTACTTGAAAATTCTGGTTTCTATGGAGGTTGAGATTTCAATGACCACAGCCATAGACCTTGCAAATCCATTCTATGGAGTGAGCTAACTCCGGCAGACCGGCACCTGATCCTGTTCCTACGGTGACCGCGCGCAAGATGGTGGGTGCTGATTATGATTATCCAAGACATGGAGATTCATTTGGATAGAACAGGAAAAGCAGGAGCCGTCACTGCCAACCTAATAAAATCAGGACTCGTCACTCTGATCCAGCATTTCAATTTGTGCAGCTTGTGCTTTTGAAAAAGCTTACCCCAAATAACACTAAATAAATCCACATGATGCTCTTTTCACAAAGTCACAGCCAGCCAGCCGACAAACAACTATAGCGTCAATACGAAACTAGCTTAGCTCTGTCCTAGCTTGCGCCATTTGAGCTTCAAGTACTCTACATGTATCAGGTATACCAATAAATCATACTGCAAGAGCAAGCAAAGCGACAAGGTACAAGCATACTAAATTCCCCCTCCAACATTGCATCTCGACTCAACACACAAGGTAGAACTAATCAATCTGAACTATCTTAGAAAACTAAGTACAGTCAGTTCAATTCCCCCCTTTTCATCATCCATGTTTCTGATCTAAACAATACAATAAAATCATTTTATGATTTTATCATGGCTGATAGGAACTGAAAAACAAAAATAAGAATTTGGTACTGCACCGAAGGTAGGAGAACTAAGGCTCCTTGTTCAGCACAAACAGATATGCTGCTGGATGGTAAAGCTAGCCCTGACCTGACGACGCTATGCAGTAATGAACTTTTGATTTGACAGTCAAAATTAGCAGGGCCATATGCATCAGCAATTCAACATGCTATTTTAATTCGTTTCGATCCAATCAGCTGATATATGCATCAAACTAACTACATTTTATGCTATCAAAGAACCGCATTAATAAGCAATGCCCTGGTGTTGATATTTATGGTACTAGCTAGCAATCCAACAGGCATTGGAACTCTATAGGGTCCGAGTCCTCAAGCAGAAGGCCACTCACCTTGATGGAGGCGGATGATCCGAAGCTGAAGGCGCTCGCTGCCGTCTTGT is a window of Miscanthus floridulus cultivar M001 unplaced genomic scaffold, ASM1932011v1 os_2235_1_2, whole genome shotgun sequence DNA encoding:
- the LOC136534740 gene encoding aspartic proteinase nepenthesin-1-like, encoding MHWLSVLRLRSKGAMQVLTLLLILLASLCCSSAAPPSGYRSTLTHIDSHGVITKAELMSRAAHRSRHRASTMLPRYSTMSTSSNAGPARLRSGQAEYLMELAIGTPPVPFVALADTGSDLTWTQCKPCKLCFPQDTAIYDTAASSSFSAVPCSSATCLPIWSRNCTASSPCRYRYAYGDGAYSAGVLGTETLTFGSSPGAPGVSVGGIAFGCGIDNGGLSYNSTGTVGLGRGSLSLVAQLGVGKFSYCLTDFFNTSLGSPVLFGSHAELTPIGSAAVKSTPLLQSPFSPSRYYVSLEGISFGDARLPIPNGTFDLRADGSGGMIVDSGTIFTKLVEPGFRVVVDHVAGVLGQPVVNASSLDSPCFPAPAGEPELPAMPNMVLHFAGGADMRLHRDNYMYFDPESSSFCLSIAGSSSGSSSVLGNFQQQNIQMLFDITVGQLSFVPTDCSKL
- the LOC136534742 gene encoding ATP-citrate synthase alpha chain protein 3-like, which produces MKLVVKPDMLFGKRGKSGLVALNLDLAQVRQFVKERLGVEVEMGGCKAPITTFIVEPFVPHDQEYYLSIVSERLGNTISFSECGGIEIEENWGKVKTIFLPTEKQMTPDACAPLIATLPLEVRTKIGDFIRGVFSVFQDLDFSFLEMNPFTLVNGEPYPLDMRGELDDSAAFKNFNKYDSRF